From the Shewanella amazonensis SB2B genome, one window contains:
- a CDS encoding GNAT family N-acetyltransferase, whose translation MIELDVNALASDIYYRRSYISLYENDAEYFEYTYQEGQSRIRFCSLKRRIDNVLGVPISDELYDLETPYGYGGPLSNSEDQGFLNRAFAAYKSHCKQHNIVCEFIRFHPLNPLAKHSFLFNMCRIERHVVAVELTEKDTRRSQYSKTTRNIIKKAESQLDIEHNALEIDQFSQFYFHTMERNKAEKFYFFDNSYFHALLATGWTELLAVKYQGTYASLGLFMIGNELAHYHLSANNHELMHKNGNYLLLDAAFELARSHGCQYMLLGGGRTAQKEDSLFLFKSKFSKKTLPFYIAGIDFMPEKRIELNKLWCELSTTAEIPARFQLYRALEPNHG comes from the coding sequence ATGATTGAACTGGATGTTAATGCATTAGCCTCAGATATTTACTACCGGCGAAGCTATATTTCCTTGTATGAGAATGACGCTGAATACTTTGAGTATACTTATCAAGAAGGTCAGTCTCGCATCAGGTTTTGCTCTCTCAAGCGCAGAATCGACAATGTATTGGGCGTTCCTATAAGTGACGAGTTATACGACTTGGAAACCCCTTATGGTTATGGAGGCCCCTTAAGTAACTCTGAGGATCAAGGCTTTCTCAATCGTGCTTTTGCTGCCTATAAAAGTCACTGTAAACAGCATAATATTGTTTGTGAGTTTATCCGGTTTCACCCGCTTAACCCGTTAGCCAAACACAGCTTTCTTTTTAATATGTGCCGTATTGAGCGACACGTGGTCGCAGTAGAGCTTACCGAAAAAGACACTCGTCGAAGCCAGTATTCAAAAACGACAAGAAACATCATAAAAAAAGCGGAGTCGCAGTTAGATATTGAGCATAACGCGCTAGAAATAGATCAATTCTCTCAATTTTACTTCCATACCATGGAAAGAAACAAAGCCGAGAAATTTTATTTCTTTGACAACAGTTATTTTCATGCGTTGTTAGCAACTGGATGGACAGAATTACTGGCGGTAAAATATCAGGGTACTTACGCGTCCTTAGGTTTGTTTATGATAGGTAATGAGTTGGCCCACTATCATTTATCTGCCAACAATCATGAACTAATGCACAAAAATGGGAACTACCTGTTACTTGATGCAGCATTCGAACTTGCTCGTTCCCATGGATGTCAATACATGCTTTTGGGTGGTGGAAGAACCGCTCAAAAAGAAGATAGTTTATTTCTCTTTAAGTCTAAATTCTCAAAGAAAACCTTACCTTTCTATATTGCTGGTATCGACTTTATGCCCGAAAAGCGTATAGAACTGAACAAACTTTGGTGCGAATTGAGTACCACAGCAGAGATACCGGCAAGATTTCAGCTTTATAGAGCTTTGGAGCCCAATCATGGTTAA
- the neuB gene encoding N-acetylneuraminate synthase has translation MVKTFIIAEAGVNHNGNIALAKQLIDSAVEAGVDAVKFQTWKTELLVSKDAEMAAYQIENTHKKESQFEMLKRLELSYPDFIELKAYCDTKNILFLSTPDEHESARFLNGLQSVFKIGSGELTNVPFLRLIAGFGKPVILSTGMGYLSEVEQALFVLTEAGLALTDITVLHATTDYPTAPQDVNLRAMLTIQNAFPGVKVGYSDHTLGIEVSVAAVALGASIIEKHFTLDKAMPGPDHKASLEPAELKALVQAIRNVEASLGDGRKLPTSTEMVNRKLVRKSIIANTYISAGTEITADMLDVRRPGDGISPSRWDEVIGSIAKKDYQSGDLI, from the coding sequence ATGGTTAAGACTTTTATCATCGCCGAAGCGGGCGTAAATCATAATGGCAATATTGCTCTGGCAAAGCAGCTAATTGACTCTGCAGTGGAAGCCGGCGTTGATGCAGTAAAGTTCCAGACTTGGAAAACCGAATTGCTTGTCAGCAAAGATGCTGAAATGGCTGCATATCAGATTGAAAACACACACAAAAAAGAGTCTCAATTTGAAATGCTCAAGAGACTTGAGCTGAGTTATCCCGACTTTATCGAGTTAAAGGCGTACTGTGATACTAAAAATATCTTGTTCCTTTCAACCCCAGACGAGCATGAAAGCGCTCGTTTTTTAAACGGATTACAGAGTGTCTTTAAAATTGGATCCGGTGAACTGACCAACGTTCCATTCCTCAGGTTAATTGCAGGTTTTGGTAAACCTGTGATCCTATCGACTGGCATGGGATACCTTTCAGAAGTGGAACAAGCACTGTTTGTGCTAACAGAAGCAGGACTGGCACTAACGGATATAACGGTTTTACATGCAACCACCGACTACCCCACGGCGCCACAGGACGTAAACTTACGTGCCATGCTGACTATTCAAAATGCGTTTCCCGGAGTTAAGGTCGGTTATTCCGACCATACTTTGGGGATTGAAGTATCTGTCGCGGCAGTCGCCTTGGGTGCAAGTATCATTGAAAAACATTTTACGCTGGATAAAGCAATGCCGGGCCCCGATCACAAAGCGAGCCTTGAACCTGCTGAACTGAAAGCGTTGGTGCAAGCCATTCGAAATGTCGAAGCATCCCTTGGGGATGGCCGAAAGCTCCCCACGTCAACTGAAATGGTTAATCGAAAGCTCGTCAGAAAAAGTATCATCGCAAATACTTATATCAGCGCGGGCACAGAGATAACCGCCGATATGTTGGATGTCAGACGTCCGGGAGATGGAATTTCCCCTTCTCGCTGGGATGAGGTAATCGGCAGTATCGCCAAAAAGGACTATCAATCAGGAGACCTCATTTAA